A portion of the Oncorhynchus masou masou isolate Uvic2021 chromosome 11, UVic_Omas_1.1, whole genome shotgun sequence genome contains these proteins:
- the LOC135548218 gene encoding trypsin inhibitor ClTI-1-like, protein MPGKPTFFLLLIISCLSNVQGANFKKPACYNYQQPGCPFHFEPVCGSNGVTYTNECVLCDTVRETRKKILIVKHGPC, encoded by the exons ATGCCTGGAAAACCTACTTTTTTCCTTCTTCTCATCATATCTTGCCTCTCAA ATGTGCAGGGGGCAAATTTTAAGAAG CCAGCGTGCTACAACTATCAGCAGCCTGGCTGTCCCTTCCACTTTGAGCCTGTGTGTGGATCCAACGGAGTCACTTACACCAacgagtgtgtgttgtgtgacacCGTAAG AGAAACTAGGAAGAAGATACTTATTGTCAAACATGGACCTTGTTGA
- the LOC135548217 gene encoding COP9 signalosome complex subunit 4-like isoform X2, which produces MAAGVRQELAQLMNSSGSHKDLAGKYRQILEKAIQFTDAEQLESLKAFVEAMVNENVSLVISRQLLTDFCTNIPSLPDSTAKSVYHFTLEKIQPRVISFEEQVASIRQHLSTIYEKEEDWRNAAQVLVGIPLETGQKQYNVDYKLDTYLKIARLYLEDDDPVQAEAYINRASLLQNESTNEQLQVHYKVCYARVLDYRRKFIEAAQRYNELSYKSIVHETERLEALKHALHCTILASAGQQRSRMLATLFKDERCQQLAAYGILEKMYLDRIIRGNQLQEFAAMLMPHQKATTGDGSSILDRAVIEHNLLSASKLYNNITFEELGALLEIPPAKAEKIASQMITEGRMNGFIDQIDGIVHFETREPLPTWDKQIQSLCFQVNNLLEKITAAAPEWTAQAMEAQMTQ; this is translated from the exons ATGGCGGCTGGAGTGAGACAGGAGCTTGCACAACTTATGAATTCAAGCGGATCTCACAAAGATCTCGCTGGAAA ATATCGACAGATTCTGGAGAAGGCCATCCAATTCACAGATGCAGAACAATTGGAATCATTAAAAGCATTCGTCGAAGCAA TGGTCAATGAGAATGTCAGCTTAGTGATCTCTAGACAGCTGCTGACAGACTTCTGCACAAACATACCCAGTCTTCCTGACAGCACAGCCAAGTCAGTTTACCACTTCACACTAGAGAAGATACAGCCCAGGGTCATCTCATTTGAAGAACAG GTGGCCTCCATCAGACAGCACTTATCCACCATCTATGAGAAGGAGGAGGACTGGAGAAACGCTGCTCAAGTTCTAGTGGGCATTCCTCTGGAGACAGGACAGAA GCAGTACAACGTAGACTATAAGTTGGACACGTACCTGAAGATCGCCCGTCTGTACCTGGAGGATGATGACCCTGTTCAGGCCGAGGCCTACATCAACAGAGCCTCTCTGCTCCAGAACGAGTCCACCAACGAACAGCTACAGGTCCACTACAAAGTGTGCTACGCCAGAGTGTTGGACTACAGGAGGAAGTTTATCGAGGCTGCACAGCGGTACAACGAGCTCTCTTACAAGTCCATCGTCCACGAGACAGAGCGTCTAGAGGCCCTGAAGCATGCTCTTCATTGCACCATCCTGGCATCAGCAG gcCAGCAACGCTCCCGTATGTTAGCCACCCTGTTTAAAGACGAGCGCTGTCAGCAGCTGGCGGCCTACGGCATCCTAGAGAAGATGTACCTGGACCGCATAATCAGGGGGAACCAGCTGCAGGAGTTTGCTGCCATGCTTATGCCCCACCAGAAAGCCACCACTGGGGATG GCTCCAGCATATTGGACAGAGCTGTTATTGAACACAACCTGCTGTCTGCTAGCAAACTTTACAACAACATCACGTTTGAAGAGCTAGGGGCGCTTCTGGAGATCCCTCCCGCTAAG gCTGAGAAGATCGCCTCCCAGATGATAACAGAGGGACGCATGAACGGCTTTATTGACCAGATAGACGGAATCGTCCACTTTGAGA cacGGGAGCCCCTGCCCACCTGGGACAAGCAGATCCAGTCTCTATGTTTTCAGGTGAACAACCTGCTGGAAAAgatcactgctgctgctcctgAGTGGACAGCCCAGGCCATGGAGGCTCAGATGACCCAGTAG
- the LOC135548217 gene encoding COP9 signalosome complex subunit 4-like isoform X1 → MAAGVRQELAQLMNSSGSHKDLAGKYRQILEKAIQFTDAEQLESLKAFVEAMVNENVSLVISRQLLTDFCTNIPSLPDSTAKSVYHFTLEKIQPRVISFEEQVASIRQHLSTIYEKEEDWRNAAQVLVGIPLETGQKQYNVDYKLDTYLKIARLYLEDDDPVQAEAYINRASLLQNESTNEQLQVHYKVCYARVLDYRRKFIEAAQRYNELSYKSIVHETERLEALKHALHCTILASAGQQRSRMLATLFKDERCQQLAAYGILEKMYLDRIIRGNQLQEFAAMLMPHQKATTGDGSSILDRAVIEHNLLSASKLYNNITFEELGALLEIPPAKDDYLHGEVPGYRCSLAEKIASQMITEGRMNGFIDQIDGIVHFETREPLPTWDKQIQSLCFQVNNLLEKITAAAPEWTAQAMEAQMTQ, encoded by the exons ATGGCGGCTGGAGTGAGACAGGAGCTTGCACAACTTATGAATTCAAGCGGATCTCACAAAGATCTCGCTGGAAA ATATCGACAGATTCTGGAGAAGGCCATCCAATTCACAGATGCAGAACAATTGGAATCATTAAAAGCATTCGTCGAAGCAA TGGTCAATGAGAATGTCAGCTTAGTGATCTCTAGACAGCTGCTGACAGACTTCTGCACAAACATACCCAGTCTTCCTGACAGCACAGCCAAGTCAGTTTACCACTTCACACTAGAGAAGATACAGCCCAGGGTCATCTCATTTGAAGAACAG GTGGCCTCCATCAGACAGCACTTATCCACCATCTATGAGAAGGAGGAGGACTGGAGAAACGCTGCTCAAGTTCTAGTGGGCATTCCTCTGGAGACAGGACAGAA GCAGTACAACGTAGACTATAAGTTGGACACGTACCTGAAGATCGCCCGTCTGTACCTGGAGGATGATGACCCTGTTCAGGCCGAGGCCTACATCAACAGAGCCTCTCTGCTCCAGAACGAGTCCACCAACGAACAGCTACAGGTCCACTACAAAGTGTGCTACGCCAGAGTGTTGGACTACAGGAGGAAGTTTATCGAGGCTGCACAGCGGTACAACGAGCTCTCTTACAAGTCCATCGTCCACGAGACAGAGCGTCTAGAGGCCCTGAAGCATGCTCTTCATTGCACCATCCTGGCATCAGCAG gcCAGCAACGCTCCCGTATGTTAGCCACCCTGTTTAAAGACGAGCGCTGTCAGCAGCTGGCGGCCTACGGCATCCTAGAGAAGATGTACCTGGACCGCATAATCAGGGGGAACCAGCTGCAGGAGTTTGCTGCCATGCTTATGCCCCACCAGAAAGCCACCACTGGGGATG GCTCCAGCATATTGGACAGAGCTGTTATTGAACACAACCTGCTGTCTGCTAGCAAACTTTACAACAACATCACGTTTGAAGAGCTAGGGGCGCTTCTGGAGATCCCTCCCGCTAAG GATGATTATCTCCATGGTGAGGTCCCTGGTTACAGATGCAGTCTG gCTGAGAAGATCGCCTCCCAGATGATAACAGAGGGACGCATGAACGGCTTTATTGACCAGATAGACGGAATCGTCCACTTTGAGA cacGGGAGCCCCTGCCCACCTGGGACAAGCAGATCCAGTCTCTATGTTTTCAGGTGAACAACCTGCTGGAAAAgatcactgctgctgctcctgAGTGGACAGCCCAGGCCATGGAGGCTCAGATGACCCAGTAG
- the LOC135548217 gene encoding COP9 signalosome complex subunit 4-like isoform X3: protein MAAGVRQELAQLMNSSGSHKDLAGKYRQILEKAIQFTDAEQLESLKAFVEAMVNENVSLVISRQLLTDFCTNIPSLPDSTAKSVYHFTLEKIQPRVISFEEQVASIRQHLSTIYEKEEDWRNAAQVLVGIPLETGQKQYNVDYKLDTYLKIARLYLEDDDPVQAEAYINRASLLQNESTNEQLQVHYKVCYARVLDYRRKFIEAAQRYNELSYKSIVHETERLEALKHALHCTILASAGQQRSRMLATLFKDERCQQLAAYGILEKMYLDRIIRGNQLQEFAAMLMPHQKATTGDGSSILDRAVIEHNLLSASKLYNNITFEELGALLEIPPAKPPTTAF, encoded by the exons ATGGCGGCTGGAGTGAGACAGGAGCTTGCACAACTTATGAATTCAAGCGGATCTCACAAAGATCTCGCTGGAAA ATATCGACAGATTCTGGAGAAGGCCATCCAATTCACAGATGCAGAACAATTGGAATCATTAAAAGCATTCGTCGAAGCAA TGGTCAATGAGAATGTCAGCTTAGTGATCTCTAGACAGCTGCTGACAGACTTCTGCACAAACATACCCAGTCTTCCTGACAGCACAGCCAAGTCAGTTTACCACTTCACACTAGAGAAGATACAGCCCAGGGTCATCTCATTTGAAGAACAG GTGGCCTCCATCAGACAGCACTTATCCACCATCTATGAGAAGGAGGAGGACTGGAGAAACGCTGCTCAAGTTCTAGTGGGCATTCCTCTGGAGACAGGACAGAA GCAGTACAACGTAGACTATAAGTTGGACACGTACCTGAAGATCGCCCGTCTGTACCTGGAGGATGATGACCCTGTTCAGGCCGAGGCCTACATCAACAGAGCCTCTCTGCTCCAGAACGAGTCCACCAACGAACAGCTACAGGTCCACTACAAAGTGTGCTACGCCAGAGTGTTGGACTACAGGAGGAAGTTTATCGAGGCTGCACAGCGGTACAACGAGCTCTCTTACAAGTCCATCGTCCACGAGACAGAGCGTCTAGAGGCCCTGAAGCATGCTCTTCATTGCACCATCCTGGCATCAGCAG gcCAGCAACGCTCCCGTATGTTAGCCACCCTGTTTAAAGACGAGCGCTGTCAGCAGCTGGCGGCCTACGGCATCCTAGAGAAGATGTACCTGGACCGCATAATCAGGGGGAACCAGCTGCAGGAGTTTGCTGCCATGCTTATGCCCCACCAGAAAGCCACCACTGGGGATG GCTCCAGCATATTGGACAGAGCTGTTATTGAACACAACCTGCTGTCTGCTAGCAAACTTTACAACAACATCACGTTTGAAGAGCTAGGGGCGCTTCTGGAGATCCCTCCCGCTAAG ccgcccaCAACggcattttag